The following proteins come from a genomic window of Anopheles ziemanni chromosome 3, idAnoZiCoDA_A2_x.2, whole genome shotgun sequence:
- the LOC131289843 gene encoding COP9 signalosome complex subunit 9: MKPNVVADEMFPEGPGPFMDLEEAGGSTGLLMDLAANEKDVHADFFNDFEDLFDEDEDAQM; this comes from the exons ATGAAGCCGAACGTTGTCGCGGACGAAATGTTTCCGGAAGGCCCAGGTCCGTTCATGGATCTGGAAGAG GCAGGAGGATCTACTGGGTTGCTGATGGATTTGGCTGCTAACGAAAAGGATGTTCATGCTGATTTCTTCAATG ACTTTGAAGATCTCTTCGATGAAGATGAGGATGCACAGATGTAA
- the LOC131289839 gene encoding histone PARylation factor 1-like gives MNKPECKYGADCYQKNPAHKEKYAHPPETTKNDIKTEEKANEPSEEGSSTSPHKRLWKGCTTAEQLEDLKRCKRPPTPEKDDNNIEEEDAKHEYHGMTRQRYRLPEVPVDVGMMSDLYDPQIEYSKRAEYKELCEDPKNFIKHKFLVSMAPCFDSLWEFCTEEAGKANCKPESVFDSLGLRMVGPFDVLAGKFKNVTIHEPGDYLRHWRFYYDPPEFQTVLVKKGSGVHYGYWRDEPDNADGLVAFNDVNKGCEFKMIGGNVFDAIVHYLDEHVSATPFNKKQITSMKKSLEEWTTAKGIPLKATEKIKSRNKLIVCKTFHKAGLVVPFDRKQELGYRPLLESDANLRKMLSKFNNIDFYKDKSKFQDAMRDLQAVITAANLAVDECDFGTILELAMDLFCYGEKNLHEVMKPLFFTGYSMLKRPQYIAIIKSHLDNRCEGIDLDLLMKNCQP, from the exons atgaataaacCCGAGTGCAAGTATGGAGCAGACTGTTATCAAAAAAACCCAGCCCATAAGGAAAAGTACGCTCATCCCCCAGAAACCACAAAAAACGATATCAAAACAGAAGAGAAAGCCAATGAACCATCGGAGGAAGGTAGCAGCACTTCGCCTCACAAGAGATTATGGAAAGGTTGTACTACAGCAGAACAGCTGGAGGACCTGAAACGTTGCAAACGCCCTCCTACGCCAGAAAAGGATGATAATAATATCGAGGAAGAGGATGCTAAGCATGAGTATCACGGGATGACGCGACAGCGTTACCGTTTACCGGAGGTTCCGGTTGATGTCGGAATGATGAGCGATCTGTACGATCCTCAGATTGAATACTCGAAGCGTGCCGAATACAAGGAGCTTTGTGAGGATCCGAAGAACTTTATTAAGCATAAGTTTTTGGTCTCAATGGCTCCGTGCTTCGATAGCTTATGGGAATTTTGTACGGAGGAAGCTGGCAAGGCGAACTGTAAACCGGAGAGCGTCTTCGACAGCCTCGGGCTACGAATGGTTGGCCCTTTCGATGTGTTGGCCGGCAAGTTTAAGAATGTTACGATACATGAGCCAGGAGATTATCTGCGCCATTGGAGATTCTACTACGATCCTCCGGAATTCCAAACGGTGCTGGTGAAGAAAGGCTCTGGTGTCCACTATGGTTACTGGCGAGATGAGCCAGACAATGCAGATGGGCTTGTTGCCTTCAACGATGTAAATAAAGGTTGCGAGTTCAAAATGATTGGTGGCAATGTGTTTGATGCAATCGT TCATTACTTAGACGAACACGTTAGCGCTACACCATTCAACAAAAAGCAGATTACCAGCATGAAAAAGAGTTTGGAGGAATGGACCACAGCAAAAGGGATACCGCTGAAGgcaacagaaaaaataaaatcccgcAACAAGTTGATCGTCTGCAAAACTTTCCACAAAGCGGGACTTGTAGTGCCGTTCGACAGAAAGCAAGAGCTAGGGTATCGACCCCTTCTAGAAAGCGATGCCAATCTACGCAAAATGCTCTCAAAGTTTAACAACATTGATTTTTATAAGGATAAAAGCAAGTTCCAGGATGCTATGAGGGATTTGCAGGCCGTCATCACAGCTGCGAACCTCGCTGTGGACGAGTGTGATTTTGGAACTATTCTCGAACTTGCaatggatttgttttgttatggtGAGAAAAATCTACACGAAGTTATGAAACCGTTATTCTTTACCGGTTATTCCATGCTCAAACGTCCACAATACATTGCAATTATCAAG TCCCACTTGGATAACCGTTGTGAGGGTATCGATTTGGATTTGTTGATGAAAAACTGCCAACCTTGA
- the LOC131289837 gene encoding ATP-dependent RNA helicase DDX42, whose amino-acid sequence MSRNRGNFSFQMRRTGPHRPNQQQQQHSKDQNRSYSLNAVPPPSSLCGRSSGVPPPKSYNQGPGISKHGYHTIESIHQYSNPSQYSVGKRRGRTEDEYFEEEDEPIGQQLEYIPAPGSPSAADSSEKKKGSSDDDDDDEEDPLDAFMAGIEEQVKLENKKIPQPNVDPKKGTRGDIDDEDDEESYYRYMKENPNAGVLDEGSDAELEYDEDGNPIPPPRRREIDPLPAIDHSEIDYARFEKNFYIPHEDIVNLSHAKVQELRQTLGVKVSGPLPPHPVTSFAHFGFDESLMKAIRKSEYSQPTPIQAQAIPAALSGRDIIGIAKTGSGKTAAFLWPMLVHIMDQRELGPGDGPIGLILAPTRELSLQIYGEAKKFGKVYNISVCCCYGGGSKWEQSKALEQGAEIVVATPGRMIDMVKMKATNLQRVTYLVLDEADKMFNMGFEPQVRSICNHVRPDRQTLLFSATFKKRVEKLARDVLTDPVRIIHGDLGEANSDVTQRIMLLPNVQSKWNWLLTNLVQLLSEGSVLIFVTKKADAEQVANNLRLKENDVVLLHGDMDQSERNSVITRFKRRDVDIMVATDVAARGLDIPHIRTVVNYDIARDIDTHTHRIGRTGRAGEKGTAYTLITDKDKEFSGHLVRNLEGANQEVPDDLMKLAMQSSWFRNSRFKQANKGKNLNVGGAGLGFRQRPVHRGPLSRPSDGSASGSSTEDSAGIPAPGSSKGPATDRLSAMRETFRAHYNAQFKASTDRTWENTVPEGGVFAKPALPGMVPPSGNNSDEQSSSDSANNDSAPRKKRSRWN is encoded by the exons ATGAGTCGGAATCGTGGAAATTTCAGCTTTCAGATGCGTCGCACCGGACCGCATCGGCCgaatcaacagcagcagcaacattctAAAGATCAAAACCGAAGTTATTCTTTGAATGCTGTGCCCCCTCCCAGTTCGCTGTGCGGGAGGTCATCCGGTGTTCCGCCACCAAAGTCGTACAACCAAGGTCCTGGAATATCGAAGCATGGTTACCATACTATAGAATCGATTCATCAGTATTCGAATCCATCCCAATATTCAGTCGGAAAGCGTCGTGGCCGTACGGAAGATGA GTActttgaagaagaagatgaaccAATTGGACAACAGCTGGAATATATTCCCGCACCCGGTTCGCCTTCAGCTGCAGATTCGAGC gaaaaaaagaaaggctcatcagatgacgacgatgacgatgaagaAGACCCACTGGATGCGTTTATGGCCGGTATCGAGGAGCAGGTGAAGTTGGAGAATAAAAAGATCCCGCAGCCGAACGTCGATCCGAAAAAGGGGACTCGAGGTGACAttgacgacgaagacgacgaagaAAGTTACTAtcg ATACATGAAGGAAAATCCAAATGCTGGGGTTTTAGATGAAGGCTCCGATGCGGAACTTGAGTACGATGAAGATGGTAATCCTATCCCACCACCGAGAAGACGAGAAATTGATCCACTTCCAGCGATTGACCATTCGGAAATAGACTATGCAAGGTTCGAAAAGAATTTCTACATCCCCCATGAGGACATCGTCAACCTTTCACATGCCAAAGTGCAAGAGTTACGCCAAACGCTGGGAGTTAAAGTAAGTGGACCCTTACCACCGCATCCGGTCACGAGTTTTGCACACTTTGGCTTCGACGAATCGCTGATGAAAGCGATAAGAAAATCGGAGTACAGTCAGCCTACACCGATCCAAGCGCAAGCCATTCCGGCGGCACTGAGTGGGCGCGACATAATTGGCATAGCGAAGACTGGTAGCGGTAAAACGGCAGCTTTTCTATGGCCCATGCTAGTGCATATCATGGACCAGCGAGAGCTCGGACCAGGAGATGGTCCGATTGGATTGATTCTGGCACCAACACGAGAATTGTCACTGCAGATCTACGGAGAAGCGAAGAAGTTCGGAAAAGTGTACAATATAAGCGTCTGCTGTTGTTATGGCGGTGGGTCAAAGTGGGAGCAGAGCAAAGCGCTTGAACAAGGTGCCGAAATTGTTGTTGCCACCCCAGGGCGTATGATTGATATGGTTAAGATGAAGGCTACAAATCTACAGCGCGTCACCTACCTAGTTCTAGATGAGGCAGACAAGATGTTCAATATGGGCTTTGAACCGCAAGTTCGTTCCATCTGCAACCACGTGCGTCCGGATCGGCAAACGTTGCTGTTTAGTGCCACATTCAAGAAACGCGTGGAGAAACTTGCTCGCGACGTCCTGACGGACCCTGTGCGTATCATCCATGGTGACCTAGGAGAAGCCAACTCTGACGTAACGCAACGCATTATGCTGCTGCCGAATGTGCAGAGTAAATGGAACTGGCTGCTAACAAACCTGGTGCAGTTGCTTTCCGAGGGAAGTGTGTTGATATTCGTAACGAAGAAGGCAGATGCCGAACAGGTGGCAAACAATCTGCGCCTAAAGGAAAACGATGTCGTTCTTCTCCATGGTGATATGGATCAATCGGAGCGTAATTCGGTCATAACACGGTTCAAACGCAGGGATGTAGACATTATGGTCGCTACCGATGTCGCTGCTCGTGGGTTGGACATTCCGCATATTCGGACCGTCGTGAATTACGACATCGCACGAGACATcgatacgcacacacaccgtATTGGGCGTACAGGACGCGCCGGTGAAAAAGGTACAGCCTACACACTGATCACCGACAAGGACAAAGAGTTTTCCGGCCATTTAGTTCGCAATCTGGAAGGTGCTAACCAGGAAGTACCCGACGATCTCATGAAGTTGGCTATGCAAAGCTCCTGGTTCCGGAACAGTCGCTTCAAGCAAGCTAATAAGGGTAAAAATTTGAATGTCGGCGGCGCAGGTTTGGGCTTCCGTCAACGACCCGTCCATCGAGGTCCATTAAGTCGCCCATCCGATGGATCGGCGTCAGGATCATCGACCGAGGACTCCGCAGGCATACCAGCGCCGGGTTCGTCCAAAGGTCCAGCAACAGATCGTTTGTCAGCCATGCGTGAAACTTTTCGCGCTCACTATAACGCACAGTTCAAAGCGTCCACCGATCGGACGTGGGAGAACACTGTACCGGAGGGAGGCGTGTTTGCTAAACCGGCCCTGCCCGGAATGGTACCACCTAGTGGTAACAACTCCGATGAACAATCGTCATCCGATTCAGCCAACAATGACTCGGCTccacgaaagaaaagaagcagATGGAACTAA
- the LOC131285117 gene encoding uncharacterized protein LOC131285117, which produces MMISSPCLKDGQKYYERLRTELQKENWADVDRILCELEAVCHQKPNSALSTCDGKFTTNPDELKFWLIDVARLMLEVKSASTRRLALMALEAAVPHLVKTNYQELPLWAELRTTISRDYTSLIDTARSEKDPNWHRMWAALVRVMNRDLCQGSSIINMFLSIVEAGFRSPELSIREQSFDCWRLLVEVFSNNKQMNLPKRMKLICIPLKSSKSKTEIIALKKFDIWWYLLNELRPHLDGLADTIFEPFIYFCFGPVFKPPLSYYFDDSFQEYGAPGKIYQAIKQLSAVALIHLLGPAPEVTKTLLISSEAGGDRTLPFNFPNHEMVISPVLFSTKAKLLIDACIECTVLFAQMKHLNYIELNRCLWCNLMDRINCEKTVSKNELLQRIKDVINALLRLCIKQENEIPLRELLYDTLLIIAKSELLTVNIGYDSPEQPMLNYKAFMSAVLNADLPCPANKSDEIVKHVFDLQKYRQQKGYWEILQKTVQYLCETNEDNGSISEFRTIRTQIYCHLASHLIVQIRDDPAGFEEHQSTVMSFLLYPLEYDQLVVIESVRSLWNEVYEPIALREKTSSEFTNTFCEMIKAMTIAKFAFNLGVVADFFCTVLRSLSVEFDPSKPPMKVFELFKDLTRKAQAYQANLNRVEKMIRSFREVLSLLSVTNMLTLILPIRNAINEMVSNENSLAMEEVKLSLFIVSTKLVTAGMSGELKNEPKEVRWNCKVLLSMLLELPADVKLGWKQNDMKKCVSLLGGKEAKTPTRKKTADEFVVIESNWQFKPEVLTEHQREKMLEKRTDIPALYNDMSQSQDSFVIKPWTPNKKHEPVRTAERLTTEVVSSSVDTIPMTQQVAQFRPEQQMTEIVVPDSEPVGSTSMMEVESKTNLARSDKENNAGNVLHDEQSPFTAIKEEAGDSETDGSERNTDTQQKQTKKSKRSILEQLRIDTVEGKTLDVMNLSRTRRTEAPELRSTRRKSVPERRVESERKSRTAETKLVEKSISAAKDAKKNHQQPKDVRSSRKLLNFENIDAVDQNGSVGNTSDDVIESSQTPAPAQSLVGKKMLLRRSRLDSEPADNSRPNPADIATEAPVPMKGNTDTENITAQSEPVTTTEPNNVTQVQPVCEQMEVDSPLEDNAGIMEASENQLGKAEQQTVDTNAEEETVEILENKQTRTDSASVENVPDQKKEPTITPLSPCRRSVRRASTDEKVIDSPANVCLDAPKSPKDKKNSDAVEKGTPSKMKITCRDFPVRVALQLLNSPKKNLEDEMGHTIAENCTGLSSPKVARYSPLVVLEPIKDYSAVVKAGDVAETIADKTVGNSEQVNSKGTGVDSTVENNRDGQTTESVDPLSPVKNLDEEMEPLNKSLNRSIVSSPDLADTEERNADLMNSTLNISPIADHKEECVAKGTDDGSVLAGSADRRLSSRVLGKERESSVTFTPIPMSTMSRRNRPSPSPQLLLGPGQTGNASGMKVPLRSQQNQGSSASVLGTPRSPSTHMINLGGRGAQLINLIRQSPNPNTPPQNASTPKGGGQSVASANRLMMRKKAIEASASASAAVEGNAAAPSSASKQGEENCDTSQYLVFSKVLPSPQASPAISILKRRHNVDDSGDDIESPINKRKRVSFHDPPVSATKEYIRQAEECRSPSISRCLQLATSMSSADKAKYMMRRRGKSDSISELKSYTNKQDDLQSGETSATNVVSTDERGPSTDANAEEDDEELTSSPESLDENQFMIHDATANMDPLQVTVELMDVGKSSEEHKSSASASEGCSVQPIAASPEKSSENELLTSGLRFPSEEAVLEHVLRRYALGDIVERYLAAGRTLEHGKTTIRVLTKELSSVMSKDPKTRHLVLDELSERHSVEFLEHAIQENSSTMVCERLSLTAMTDHIFKQLRSGCCVSGAAASTSSPSTHPDEKDNDGLQLVQRIYEKLHDLPVDMESNGQTLAMLRERFLKEELARKTRLEMMALLEDYFKASDR; this is translated from the exons ATGATGATTTCGTCTCCGTGTTTAAAGGATGGGCAAAAATACTACGAACGGCTCCGCACAGAActgcaaaaggaaaactggGCTGACGTTGATCGTATCTTGTGCGAGCTTGAAGCGGTGTGCCACCAAAAGCCGAATAGTGCATTGAGTACATGCGATGGCAAGTTTACTACAAACCCGGATGAGTTGAAGTTCTGGCTCATCGATGTGGCGCGTTTGATGCTGGAAGTAAAGTCCGCTAGTACCAGGCGACTAGCGCTGATGGCGCTCGAGGCTGCCGTACCACACCTCGTGAAGACGAATTATCAGGAACTTCCGCTATGGGCAGAACTACGAACCACCATAAGCCGGGACTACACTTCACTCATAGACACGGCGCGCAGTGAAAAAGATCCCAACTGGCACCGGATGTGGGCTGCGCTTGTGCGCGTCATGAACCGCGATCTATGCCAGGGATCGTCGATAATAAACATGTTCTTGTCGATCGTGGAAGCGGGTTTCCGCTCACCTGAGCTCTCTATACGCGAGCAGTCATTCGACTGTTGGCGCTTGTTGGTGGAAGTGTTCtcgaacaacaaacaaatgaacctTCCGAAACGGATGAAGCTGATATGCATTCCGCTTAAGAGCTCCAAGTCTAAAACGGAAATAATCGCACTGAAAAAGTTTGACATCTGGTGGTACCTGTTGAATGAGCTGAGGCCCCATCTGGACGGATTGGCAGACACCATATTCGAGCCATTCATTTACTTTTGCTTTGGGCCTGTATTTAAGCCTCCGCTAAGCTACTACTTTGATGACTCGTTTCAGGAGTATGGCGCACCGGGAAAAAT ATATCAAGCAATTAAGCAATTGTCTGCCGTTGCCTTAATCCATCTGCTTGGCCCGGCCCCAGAAGTAACGAAAACGTTGCTAATTTCTAGTGAAGCTGGAGGCGATAGAACATTGCCGTTTAATTTTCCGAACCATGAAATGGTCATCTCTCCGGtgcttttttccaccaaagCCAAATTGCTCATCGATGCTTGCATTGAGTGCACCGTACTCTTTGCACAGATGAAACATCTCAACTACATCGAGCTCAATCGTTGCCTTTGGTGTAACTTAATGGATCGAATCAATTGTGAAAAAACGGTATCGAAAAACGAACTACTGCAGCGTATCAAAGATGTCATCAATGCTCTTTTGAGACTG TGTATAAAGCAGGAAAATGAAATTCCTCTTCGTGAGCTGTTGTATGACACGCTTCTGATAATTGCAAAGAGTGAACTGCTTACGGTCAATATTGGGTACGATTCTCCAGAGCAACCGATGCTTAACTACAAAGCTTTCATGTCCGCCGTACTGAATGCGGACCTTCCGTGTCCAGCCAA CAAATCGGACGAAATTGTTAAGCATGTATTTGATTTGCAAAAGTACAGGCAGCAGAAAGGGTACTGGGAAATTTTGCAGAAAACGGTTCAGTATCTTTGCGAAACCAATGAAGATAACGGTAGTATCAGTGAGTTCCGTACGATTCGCACTCAAATCTATTGCCACCTGGCCAGCCATTTGATCGTTCAAATACGAGATGATCCTGCCGGCTTCGAAGAGCATCAGTCGACCGTTATGAGCTTCTTATTGTACCCCCTGGAGTACGATCAGTTGGTGGTGATCGAGAGCGTCCGAAGTCTATGGAATGAGGTATACGAACCGATAGCTCTGCGGGAAAAGACATCTAGCGAGTTCACCAATACCTTCTGTGAAATGATTAAAGCCATGACCATTGCCAAATTTGCATTCAACCTTGGCGTGGTGGCGGATTTTTTCTGCACCGTTCTTCGCTCGCTGTCGGTAGAGTTCGATCCCAGCAAACCGCCgatgaaggtgtttgagttgTTCAAAGATCTGACGCGCAAAGCTCAAGCCTACCAGGCTAATTTGAACCGCGTGGAGAAAATGATTCGTTCCTTCCGAGAGGTCCTTTCACTCTTGAGCGTCACGAACATGCTGACGTTGATCCTGCCGATTAGGAATGCGATCAACGAAATGGTCTCAAACGAGAATAGTCTCGCAATGGAAGAGGTAAAGCTATCGCTTTTCATAGTATCAACCAAACTGGTTACAGCGGGCATGTCGGGCGAACTAAAAAATGAGCCAAAAGAAGTGCGATGGAACTGCAAAGTGCTTCTGAGCATGTTGCTCGAGTTGCCCGCGGACGTGAAGTTGGGATGGAAGCAGAACGATATGAAAAAATGCGTGTCTCTGTTGGGTGGCAAGGAAGCGAAAACACCTACTCGAAAAAAGACGGCTGATGAATTTGTGGTCATCGAGTCAAATTGGCAGTTCAAACCGGAAGTGCTGACTGAGCACCAGAGGGAAAAAATGTTGGAGAAACGCACGGATATTCCTGCGTTGTACAACGACATGAGCCAGTCCCAGGACAGCTTCGTCATTAAACCATGGACGCCCAATAAAAAACATGAACCGGTTCGAACTGCTGAACGGCTTACCACAGAAGTAGTTTCCTCGTCGGTCGATACCATCCCGATGACACAACAAGTAGCGCAGTTTAGGCCAGAGCAACAGATGACCGAAATAGTTGTCCCGGACAGTGAACCAGTCGGATCGACGTCGATGATGGAAGTtgaatcaaaaacaaatttggcTCGATCAGACAAAGAAAACAATGCCGGAAACGTTTTGCACGACGAACAGTCTCCGTTCACGGCGATCAAGGAAGAGGCTGGTGATTCGGAAACGGACGGATCTGAACGTAACACCGATACGCAACAAAAGCAGACGAAAAAATCGAAACGTTCTATCTTAGAGCAGCTGCGCATTGACACCGTCGAGGGCAAAACGCTGGACGTAATGAATCTGTCACGAACGCGGCGTACGGAAGCACCAGAATTGCGCTCCACTCGGCGTAAGAGTGTCCCAGAGCGAAGGGTCGAGAGTGAACGGAAATCACGCACCGCCGAGACAAAGTTGGTTGAGAAAAGTATTTCCGCTGCAAAAGACGCCAAGAAGAACCATCAACAACCAAAGGACGTGCGAAGCTCGAGAAAATTGCTCaactttgaaaatattgaCGCTGTCGATCAGAACGGATCGGTAGGAAATACATCTGATGATGTTATTGAATCATCCCAAACTCCCGCTCCGGCTCAATCTTTGGTTGGCAAAAAGATGCTTCTGCGTAGATCCAGATTAGATTCGGAACCGGCAGATAACTCTCGACCAAACCCGGCGGACATCGCAACGGAAGCTCCTGTTCCTATGAAAGGCAATACAGACACAGAAAATATCACCGCCCAGAGTGAACCAGTGACAACAACGGAACCAAACAATGTCACGCAAGTACAGCCCGTATGTGAGCAAATGGAAGTGGATTCTCCCTTGGAAGATAATGCGGGAATTATGGAAGCTTCGGAAAACCAACTCGGTAAAGCAGAACAGCAAACGGTTGATACTAACGCGGAAGAGGAAACGGTAgaaattttggaaaacaaacaaacacgcaccGATAGTGCTAGTGTTGAAAATGTCCCGgaccaaaagaaagaaccgaCCATAACGCCGCTTTCGCCTTGCAGACGATCCGTCCGTCGTGCGAGTACGGATGAGAAGGTCATCGATTCACCAGCGAACGTTTGCTTGGATGCACCCAAAAGTCCCAAAGATAAAAAGAACAGCGATGCAGTGGAGAAGGGAACGCCGTCCAAAATGAAAATTACCTGCCGAGACTTCCCGGTAAGGGTAGCCTTGCAGTTACTTAACTCGCCCAAAAAAAATCTAGAAGATGAGATGGGGCATACTATTGCCGAAAATTGTACGGGATTGAGTAGCCCGAAAGTGGCTCGATACAGTCCACTCGTGGTTTTGGAACCGATTAAAGATTATTCCGCCGTCGTGAAGGCTGGTGATGTCGCTGAAACTATTGCGGATAAAACTGTGGGGAACTCCGAGCAAGTCAATTCGAAAGGCACCGGAGTGGATAGCACCGTGGAGAACAATAGGGACGGTCAGACGACGGAATCAGTTGATCCGCTGTCGCCGGTAAAAAACTTGGACGAAGAGATGGAGCCGCTGAACAAATCGTTAAATCGCAGCATAGTTTCCTCGCCCGATCTTGCTGACACCGAAGAACGCAATGCCGATTTGATGAATAGTACGCTGAATATATCTCCGATTGCGGATCACAAGGAGGAATGTGTGGCGAAGGGTACTGATGATGGTAGCGTACTTGCCGGCAGTGCCGATAGACGGTTATCGAGCAGGGTGTTGGGAAAGGAACGCGAGTCGAGTGTGACCTTCACCCCGATACCGATGTCTACAATGTCCCGACGCAATAGGCCGAGCCCTTCGCCGCAGCTGTTGCTTGGTCCTGGACAAACAGGAAATGCAAGTGGAATGAAGGTTCCCCTCAGATCGCAACAGAACCAGGGATCGTCGGCATCCGTTCTAGGAACACCACGCAGTCCGAGTACGCACATGATCAACCTTGGTGGCCGTGGAGCACAGCTGATCAACTTGATTCGCCAATCACCCAATCCGAACACACCGCCACAGAACGCTTCAACACCAAAGGGAGGAGGTCAATCGGTCGCCTCCGCCAATCGTCTGATGATGCGCAAGAAAGCCATCGAGGCAAGTGCCTCGGCCTCGGCTGCCGTTGAAGGCAATGCCGCTGCTCCATCGTCTGCCTCCAAGCAGGGTGAAGAGAATTGTGACACATCGCAGTATCTTGTGTTCTCGAAAGTGTTGCCTTCACCGCAGGCATCCCCTGCAATCAGCATTCTCAAGCGCCGACACAATGTAGACGACAGTGGCGACGATATCGAATCACCGATAAACAAACGGAAGCGAGTCAGCTTTCACGACCCTCCGGTGTCGGCAACGAAGGAATATATCCGACAGGCGGAAGAGTGCCGATCGCCATCCATCAGCCGATGCTTGCAGCTTGCCACCAGCATGTCGTCGGCGGACAAAGCGAAATACATGATGCGCCGGCGAGGCAAATCGGACAGCATATCCGAGTTGAAAAGCTATACCAACAAACAAGACGATCTCCAGTCGGGCGAGACTTCAGCGACGAACGTCGTAAGTACGGACGAACGTGGTCCTTCGACCGATGCTAACGCCGAGGAAGACGATGAAGAGTTGACATCATCCCCCGAATCGTTGGACGAGAATCAATTTATGATCCACGATGCTACTGCAAACATGGACCCATTGCAAGTGACAGTGGAGTTAATGGACGTCGGTAAGAGTTCAGAAGAACACAAATCAAGCGCTTCGGCAAGCGAGGGCTGTTCTGTCCAACCGATAGCGGCGTCCCCCGAGAAATCGTCTGAAAATGAGCTATTGACCAGTGGACTGCGGTTCCCTTCGGAAGAAGCTGTCCTGGAGCATGTTCTGCGTCGTTACGCGCTAGGGGACATCGTTGAGCGATATCTTGCTGCAGGGCGAACATTGGAGCATGGCAAAACGACGATACGCGTGCTGACCAAAGAACTATCATCGGTGATGTCCAAGGACCCAAAGACTCGCCACCTGGTGCTGGACGAGTTGTCGGAGCGTCATTCGGTGGAATTTTTGGAGCATGCTATTCAAGAAAACTCCAGCACCATGGTTTGCGAACGCCTATCCCTCACCGCAATGACTGATCACATCTTCAAGCAACTGCGCAGCGGTTGTTGCGTTTCCGGTGCTGCAGCCAGCACCAGTAGCCCATCCACCCACCCGGACGAAAAAGATAACGACGGTCTACAGCTGGTTCAGCGAATCTACGAGAAGTTGCACGATCTACCAGTCGACATGGAATCAAACGGTCAGACGTTGGCAATGCTTCGTGAACGGTTTTTAAAAGAGGAATTAGCGCGCAAAACTCGTTTGGAAATGATGGCTTTGCTAGAGGACTACTTTAAAGCAAGCGATCGGTAA